The Apium graveolens cultivar Ventura chromosome 10, ASM990537v1, whole genome shotgun sequence nucleotide sequence ATTTTCAGCAAACAATGTATCAATGAAACTACAATACAACACTATGCATCAGCTAGTATTGCGGCTGATACTTGTTTTGGTAAATCTAGTGCACAAACCTTGGCTGTGAATCCCAAGGCCCTGGTTGATGATTACAACAGGCGAGACATTGCATTGGCTACGGCAACTACAGCAACTGCTGAGGCTGTGGCAGCAGTTGCCGCGGTCCAAGCAGCTGTGGAAGTCATCAGGCTTGCTAGTCCCTCTAAAACTACCAGTAAATATTTCCGTGCAGCCATTATGATACAATCAGCATTTAGAGGCTATCTGGTAAATAATGTATCCGATCATGCATCTGAGTCTTCACAATTTAGTCAGTTTTTAATATGAGAAGGAAATGACTCTGTTTCTCTTAGGCTAGAAGAGCTCTGCTGGCACTTAGAGGAATTGTAAAGCTACAGGCTTTAGTAAGGGGACAAAATATCCGTAAACAAGCAAAGATGACACTTCGATGCATTCAGTCCTTGGTCCGAGTTCAAACTAGAGTTCGTGATCAACGTAGGAGGCTTTCATATGAAGGCAGCAGGGATTCCACATTCAGTGTATCTAACAGCTCAAGGGAATATCGTGTTGAGACCAGAAAATCTCGAGTGGGTTAATCTTTGTATTAGTCAGTCTACATAAGTATATGATCTTTAATCACTTGCTATTTCCATTCCATGCTTAATTTTTGTGTCTTGACTAGCACATTGTGATTACTGAAACACAGTCAAGAGAAGGAAGTAACATTACGGATGAGTGGGATTGTCATCGACATACGTTAGAGGAAATCAAAGCTATGTTGCAGAAAACGAAGCTAGCAGCTTCTGAGCAAAAAAATCAACTCACAACAGCTTTTTCTCGTCAGGTAATTTAGTCCTCTATTTTCTTTTGTTGCATTTATACAGACATATGGTTTTTTAGTAAGGAACCATCattttgtttttaatatttaGACGTGGAGATCTGGTAAGGACCAATTTCTATGTAGTGAAGGGGAAGAAGAAAAGTATGGATGGTCTGATCAGTGGAAAAAGATAGGCAGGCATTCTAGTGATCGAAGTGATTCTATTAAATCAGTTGAAACTGACACTGCTCAATCATATTCTGTCCCACGTTCACGATTATCAATTGATCAACAATATCTGTACCATCAAAATCCGAGCTCCGAATCTGATTGTTTTCCGATGCACAGAACAAATAGAAGTATGTCCAATTCCTCTCCTATCATGCCATTTCAATACAGAACGAAATACCTACAAGTTCATTCAGCTAGTCCTCGTTGCTTAAAATATGCGAGAAACTTTATGAAGGCTCAAACACCAACACCAGTGCCTAACTATATGGCAGCAACAGCTTCGGCCATGGCTAGAAGTTGGTCTGAAAGTGCTCCAAGGCAGAGGCCTTTGACACCGGATAGAGGAAATTTGAGTTCTGCAAAGAAACGACTATCATTCGCAGCTCCTGAACGAGATGCTTGTGCTGTCATGAGTGATACAGAATCAGAAAGGAACTTGTGTAGCCCAAGTTCTATATATGGAATGCGGGAGAGATCAAACACATTGTCGCGGGGACAACCTTGGTGAAGCTCAGTCTATCTGTTACTATCTGCAATGCCAAGCAGAAAACTAAATTGTAACGTGAGGCAGACCTGCAAGAGGCTAGAGAGCACAGATTGAATGAGAGCTCTTGTATGCAGTTTAATTAGTCTTTGTAAAGAAAATAACGCTTGTTTGACAATAATTGGCAAAACATTTATGTCTTTAACATTTTTGTATGACAATCAGTTCTTGATATATCATATTAATTGTTGTTCTCTAATAGTCCTGGACTAATTCTTATCGCTTTTTAATTGCGACTTAAGTAAAGTTGGTCAATATCAGAACCAATCATCTGGTTCAAGATTTAACCTGAACAAGTGATCTTTGTGCAGGACAGAGTAGTTCATTGTAGTGCTTACTTTCATATGCTTGGTTGAGGCATATAATTTGACCAGCTACAAGCTGGAGAAAGGCAAGACTGTAAAAGTGAAAGGAATTATAAAAAAACAGTAAAGCCAAAAGGAATATCTCGAGCATTGGACTGAATTAGCATCTACAACTACAACTTTCCAGTTAAGCTATATGCTCATCTTTTTCACAAACCCCTATCATTCAAAACATGAAAAGCAGTATAGTGTATCCATTACAGTTTATAAACTTTTGCAGTAATTTCTTACTTTTGTCTAATCTGATAATAATGAATGTAGCAATCCTATCATACTTTTTCACATTTTATGAGTTCGATTAATCCCAGTAAAAACATTCCTCTCTGAGCATGCTTGTCGCTGAATCATATATTCTTGACATAGACCGGAATTAAGTTAAAAACACAATCATGCCCTTTTTTTTCTTTGCTAGTTATGCATGAACGCACCTTTCTTGTCTTCGACAAGGTTCGGTTTGAACCTTCTACTTCCTGTAAAGAGAGGGAGGGAGTTACAACTATTTCAAGAGGTGTTCGATGACATAATCATGCGGATTACTAAAAGAGGGTAATATTACAATTAAAATAACAGCTAGTGAAATGAGAAGCACAAGTGCATATGTTAATTAAACATTCCAACAAAATAGAAGAATTGAATAATATTCATGTTgaaaatctcactaacaaatattgcaacatagaggcaagtgtataaagaatttagcaagttcaGGTCAAGACCACAGtcaacaaaacaaaacaaaacaaaatcagtaactgaaataacgaagagagaaagaaagatgtacccgaaaccatagctttcaacagtgactgaaataaaggttcacagatacaaaatgccaagaaaatgatcacagctgagtcaccaggccttgctcgaagtcctggctgctcttgaagagaatattgccccctacctgctgcgtttgggatgcgtgcaatatctccaccaggataaaacagctcggagttgatgttaacagcagcaacaaaacctccacctcgaccagcacctcagtcgccggaaaaaccAACCTACAGCACTTCGAACTTGTGTTTTGTGGGAGAGAAAATGCAGAGagggagaagagaagagaatgttaTGTGGTGTGTAAAAAAACATTCACTcaagcctctatttataggagaggaaaaatgaaactgttccacactttaatgtctgaattaaactgcaccattaatttaaaaaatcaaaactgatcagattttgaatttaaattatttgtaacagttTTTTTTCACTTAaaacccacattattatcagatttaattttaattcatCAGTTTCATATCAGATTACTTGTccaggttcaatatatttagactaagcccactaacaaagtgacttagcccAATTTAACCCAGACCAAacaatttattattataataataataatccagtcaccgataaataaattcgaattaaaattaattctcaaataaataaaatcctcgcccaggtcgtctcgcgtacgcgagacgccgagacattcgcccaaatcgcccttcgaccgGACTCGGTCCGGTGCGTGGCGtggcggggcgcgcgtgtgtgtgtgcgcgcgcgtgaagcacacaacaacacaatggaccatcacacaccttagtagttgtatactatTCATGTGGATAAtcccatataaagcacacaaccccctttatttatttcaatgtgggacaaacattctcaaaatttcaagtttttccaagctactttcaactcttaattcttatggatttcattaagaaattcttaaaaccatacatgaaaatttaagttcaaatatcattgaacaaatTCCAGTCATTAGTTTTTAGGATTaatatcaagaacataattaaattaagctctaaaatcctaattttctaacaatcccccacaaatccatacagaaatgcgatcaggtttttcatcatgactttttttttcaaagtaggtacccttccgggtttgaaccctcctaagtcctctacttcaatggctatcggattcagatggaatgtttcaccttgaatcttaatctgtttagtataaccatgttccatagacgacgacaagtcaaaggctatggtgccaatctacggctttaagacattaatggtcatgtctcgatcctgttcgtcgaatgcttcaaggattaaccctatcctctaattgcgaccacacaattacattcgcttagctgggcatctccagagatatactgcttctatctcgtcaaatgacttgaccccattcagagttttaatactcttgcttttctagcagtgtcagtaccttctaggtttacaggggatagactcagatactatagtatcaactatgtagcaaaggtactaccaattcatccttacagcttgttattacccattgaatacactttgagggatctcctctcatgtgtattgggttcccactgttgatgaattatgatgggttgacagtcccatccccaaccttgacttaaggaccactgcaggttccagtcctttagtaagaggatcagctatattattctgagttcctatgaactctatagctatgatcctatcagtcactaaaccccttatagacttgagtctaacttggatgtgtctcttagttttagcattatgctttttactgctaatcttatcgatagttgttcgactatcacagtgaacagtaatagcaggaagcggtctgcttactacaggtattacagacataagtccgtgtaaccattcagcctccgtccctgtggcatcaagtgcacacaactcaacctcaaaagtagaccgagtaactatagtctgtctgcttgacttccaggatattgctccaccagccaaggtgaacacgtatccagtcactccattggaaccagacttcttagttatccaacttgcatcactgtacccttcaagcacaccagcAAATCTCCTGTAGTataaactaaggtacattgtgccttttagatatctaagtactctatcaagagcatcccaatgagttctgtttggacagcttgtatatctagccaatttagacacagaatatgaaatatctggtctagtacaattagcaagatactgcaagctcccaataatctgagaataccttaactgagacacaggcactcctgaagtattcttgacaagggcaacttttgaatcatagggtgtactagcgattctacactgtgaataaccatatttcccaagtatagatttctctatataatgagattgagtcaaggaTATTCCTTCAGTGGAatgaatcagtttgattccaagaatcacacttgcctcacccatatccttcatttcaaaatgccttttcaagaactttttagtctcgttaataatctcaatatttgttccaaacagtaaaatgtcatccacatataggcacaaaataacacactcattacttttaactttagtgtagacacacttatcactttcattaatcttataactgaaaggcaatacagtttcatcaaactttttatgccaatctctgggagcttgtttcaagccatagatggatttgatcaacttacatactttcctttcattgcctgatgcaacaaatccttcaggttgatccatataaatctcttcttcaagttcaccatgaagaaaagccgtctttacatccatctgatggacgataagaccatggactgaagccaatgctataagcattcggattgttaccattcttgcaaccagagagtatgtatcaaagtaatcaattccttccttttgcttaaaacccttagctactagtctagctttgtacttgtctattgagccgtcagggttcaacttccttttaaagacccatttgcacccaatagtagaacacccaggagggagatcaaccaactcccatgttctaTTAGAAACAACAGAATTAATTTCACTCTTCACAGCGCCCTTCtagtgccttgactcagaagaatccatagcttgtcggaaagttaaaggttcgtcctcgatattgtaagtgatgaaatcacttccaaaatccttgactacctttgcacgcttactcctccttggttcctctagttccttaggaatagagctactactaggttccgcccccacatttgtcatcttttccacat carries:
- the LOC141692765 gene encoding protein IQ-DOMAIN 17-like, with translation MGKNIAAGNSWLDVVKKAFRSPIKSTKSSKRREEHEQEDDEKKRGKRRWIFSKQCINETTIQHYASASIAADTCFGKSSAQTLAVNPKALVDDYNRRDIALATATTATAEAVAAVAAVQAAVEVIRLASPSKTTSKYFRAAIMIQSAFRGYLARRALLALRGIVKLQALVRGQNIRKQAKMTLRCIQSLVRVQTRVRDQRRRLSYEGSRDSTFSVSNSSREYRVETRKSRSREGSNITDEWDCHRHTLEEIKAMLQKTKLAASEQKNQLTTAFSRQTWRSGKDQFLCSEGEEEKYGWSDQWKKIGRHSSDRSDSIKSVETDTAQSYSVPRSRLSIDQQYLYHQNPSSESDCFPMHRTNRSMSNSSPIMPFQYRTKYLQVHSASPRCLKYARNFMKAQTPTPVPNYMAATASAMARSWSESAPRQRPLTPDRGNLSSAKKRLSFAAPERDACAVMSDTESERNLCSPSSIYGMRERSNTLSRGQPW